A genomic stretch from Deinococcus ruber includes:
- a CDS encoding BMP family lipoprotein has protein sequence MKLRHALLLAGVAALSGPSLFTVSAQSSPLNVSLVFDPAGRYDHGKNQSAQDGADRAVRDFGVNVDTYTPLDATDNKAGTVKLAREGSNLVIGVGSFHMAGLTAAAQQYPKTYFALVDGLPTGGNTAGIRFRDTEGAFLAGYIAGSTSATSVVGIVAEEQSPATAKFVAAFSSGVRLVCSGCRIIVGNLDAGAKPDKDTAKANTLTDSMMNAGADIVFDANLTGTTGPISAVRNRQCLKEASLPAGVKFRSDLFAAVPKSDAYKVACKGSARPVFFIGWQDNNNVLGDTDADPTTLNHGLTSIVRRVDNAVYSVIRDMVKGQVWRPGERAFGLQNGGLEYAVDKYNTALFPKTVTDRLTKVTGLVVSGSVKIGQ, from the coding sequence ATGAAACTTCGTCATGCTCTGCTGCTGGCAGGGGTCGCCGCTTTATCCGGCCCCAGCCTGTTCACTGTTTCAGCTCAGTCTTCACCGTTAAACGTGTCGCTGGTCTTCGACCCGGCAGGGCGGTACGATCACGGCAAGAACCAGTCTGCTCAGGACGGGGCCGACCGCGCCGTTCGCGACTTCGGCGTGAATGTGGATACCTACACGCCGCTCGACGCCACCGACAACAAGGCCGGAACGGTCAAGCTCGCCCGCGAAGGCTCCAATCTGGTGATCGGGGTGGGCAGCTTTCATATGGCCGGGCTGACGGCGGCGGCGCAGCAGTACCCGAAGACGTATTTCGCACTGGTCGATGGTCTGCCCACCGGCGGCAACACGGCGGGCATCCGCTTCCGCGACACCGAGGGAGCGTTCCTGGCGGGCTACATCGCCGGAAGTACCAGCGCAACCTCGGTGGTGGGCATCGTGGCCGAGGAGCAGAGTCCGGCCACCGCCAAGTTTGTGGCGGCGTTCAGCAGCGGCGTGCGGCTGGTGTGTTCCGGCTGCCGCATCATCGTGGGCAATCTGGATGCCGGAGCCAAGCCCGACAAGGACACCGCCAAGGCCAATACCCTGACCGACAGCATGATGAACGCCGGGGCCGACATCGTTTTCGACGCCAATCTGACCGGCACGACCGGCCCGATCTCTGCGGTTCGCAACCGCCAGTGTCTGAAGGAAGCGAGTCTGCCCGCAGGTGTCAAATTCCGCTCTGACCTGTTCGCGGCGGTGCCCAAATCCGACGCCTACAAGGTGGCCTGCAAGGGGTCGGCCCGCCCGGTGTTCTTCATCGGCTGGCAGGACAACAACAATGTGCTGGGCGATACCGATGCCGACCCCACCACGCTCAATCACGGTCTGACCAGCATCGTGCGGCGCGTCGACAATGCCGTCTACAGCGTGATTCGCGACATGGTGAAAGGGCAGGTGTGGCGTCCGGGCGAGCGTGCCTTCGGGCTGCAAAACGGCGGGCTGGAATACGCCGTCGACAAGTACAACACCGCCCTCTTTCCCAAAACCGTGACCGACCGACTGACCAAGGTCACGGGTCTGGTGGTCAGCGGGTCGGTGAAGATCGGCCAGTAA
- the miaA gene encoding tRNA (adenosine(37)-N6)-dimethylallyltransferase MiaA, which translates to MLTAPTASGKTALSLEVAALAGQAGRTVEIVSADAFLVYRGLDIGTAKPTQNERAAVPHHLIDVVDVDDGYDVARYVRDAETAVAGILERGNLPLVVGGTGFYLSALLRGLPLTPPSNPQQRGQIEAELQERGLDALLSDIHAHSPAEVQRMERNPRRVVRALEVFRQTGRWPGEFGQTAPAFRYSVLAFALPEAEVLPRIAARTAQMFAQGWVQEASWLAERISPETLPRPTVWQALGYAQALAVARGTLPEDVAYAQVEAATRQYVRRQLTWIRRQLGAEVQSPQQAAQTLTRLLAIYPPHQQL; encoded by the coding sequence ATGCTGACCGCTCCCACCGCTTCCGGCAAAACTGCCCTTTCGCTGGAGGTCGCGGCGCTGGCAGGGCAGGCCGGACGCACCGTGGAAATCGTGTCTGCCGACGCCTTTCTGGTGTACCGGGGGCTGGATATCGGCACCGCCAAGCCCACGCAAAACGAGCGGGCCGCTGTACCGCACCACCTGATAGACGTGGTGGACGTGGATGACGGTTACGACGTGGCCCGCTATGTCCGAGACGCGGAGACAGCGGTGGCGGGCATTCTGGAGCGCGGAAACCTGCCGCTGGTGGTGGGCGGCACCGGGTTTTATCTGTCGGCGCTGCTGCGCGGTCTGCCACTGACGCCTCCCAGCAACCCGCAGCAGCGTGGGCAGATCGAGGCCGAGTTACAGGAGCGCGGTCTGGACGCCCTGCTGAGCGACATACACGCGCACAGCCCGGCAGAGGTGCAGCGGATGGAGCGCAACCCCAGGCGGGTGGTGCGGGCGCTGGAAGTGTTCCGTCAGACGGGGCGCTGGCCCGGTGAATTCGGGCAGACCGCTCCGGCCTTTCGGTACAGCGTGCTGGCCTTTGCGTTGCCAGAGGCCGAGGTGTTGCCGCGCATCGCCGCCCGCACCGCGCAGATGTTCGCGCAGGGGTGGGTGCAGGAGGCGAGCTGGCTGGCCGAACGCATCAGCCCGGAGACGCTGCCCAGGCCGACCGTGTGGCAGGCACTCGGCTACGCCCAGGCACTGGCGGTGGCGCGGGGCACGCTGCCGGAAGATGTGGCCTACGCCCAGGTGGAAGCCGCCACCCGCCAGTATGTGCGCCGTCAGCTCACCTGGATTCGCCGTCAGCTGGGTGCCGAGGTGCAGTCGCCGCAGCAGGCCGCGCAGACGTTGACGCGCCTCCTGGCGATTTACCCCCCCCATCAGCAACTTTGA
- a CDS encoding Hsp20/alpha crystallin family protein, translating to MNEPVLARLNTLMHLREEVENLGTAFPWEPAADWLDQGTHLVLVMDLPGLQPEHLELREEGDDLMIAGERHSELPGELLSRERPGDRFSRTLRFPDEVLPGSGQATLQSGVLNVRFEKRRKTLHQLEAGRE from the coding sequence ATGAACGAGCCTGTGTTAGCCCGGCTGAACACCCTGATGCACCTGCGCGAGGAGGTCGAGAACCTGGGAACCGCCTTTCCGTGGGAGCCTGCCGCCGACTGGCTCGATCAGGGAACGCATCTGGTGCTGGTCATGGATCTGCCGGGGCTGCAACCCGAGCATCTGGAACTGCGCGAAGAGGGCGACGACCTGATGATCGCCGGAGAGCGTCACTCGGAGCTGCCCGGAGAACTCCTGAGCCGCGAGCGTCCCGGCGACCGCTTCAGCCGCACCCTGCGCTTTCCCGATGAGGTGCTGCCGGGCAGCGGGCAGGCCACCTTACAGAGCGGCGTGCTGAACGTGCGCTTTGAAAAACGCAGGAAGACCCTGCATCAGCTGGAGGCCGGGCGGGAATAG